One genomic segment of uncultured Desulfobacter sp. includes these proteins:
- a CDS encoding diguanylate cyclase — protein MGAYWNMCSLSQRRRRGLNIALSLISLDFDNFKRINDTRHSLGDKALCFLAEALNSLKREQDIVARLAGDEFVVMLASTEKKLCSPIHQTN, from the coding sequence ATGGGAGCATATTGGAATATGTGCTCATTGTCACAACGAAGAAGACGTGGGCTTAATATCGCACTTTCACTTATTTCCCTTGATTTCGATAATTTTAAAAGGATCAACGATACCAGACACAGTCTCGGCGATAAAGCCCTGTGCTTTCTTGCAGAGGCCCTAAACAGCCTAAAACGGGAACAGGATATCGTTGCTCGGCTTGCCGGGGATGAATTTGTCGTGATGTTAGCTTCCACAGAAAAAAAACTGTGCAGCCCAATTCATCAAACGAATTAA